A portion of the Aricia agestis chromosome 1, ilAriAges1.1, whole genome shotgun sequence genome contains these proteins:
- the LOC121725991 gene encoding uncharacterized protein LOC121725991: MSNRNVGNRRVSGQQLDILWEYLNSHRDIALAFNRSLEAKEHSKRKWQEIANILNAQGDGAHKDWKSWSKYWIDYKAKLKRRVAALRLCQNRTGGGPSTEQPLSDIENKFLQILGEDYGQGLSGVRVESFPPAESAQRAESTQPAMDIASMEVINFPFPDTIIPDQASESILASTSFQTFVVQAPSTPPRTQTPHTAPPLNRQQCFRPGADVADERFH; this comes from the exons ATGTCAAATAGAAA CGTTGGGAATCGTCGGGTGTCCGGGCAACAGCTCGATATCCTGTGGGAGTACCTAAACTCTCATAGAGATATCGCTCTTGCCTTTAATAGATCTTTGGAAGCCAAGGAGCATTCAAAGAGAAAATGGCAGGAGATAGCAAATATATTAAATGCTCAAGGCGATGGCGCACATAAGGACTGGAAAAGCTGgtctaaa TATTGGATAGATTATAAGGCTAAATTGAAGAGAAGAGTGGCGGCCTTACGATTGTGTCAAAACAGGACTGGAGGAGGGCCATCAACGGAGCAACCTCTGTCCGATATAGAGAATAAGTTCCTCCAAATACTAGGGGAGGATTATGGACAGGGGTTGAGTGGTGTGCGGGTTGAATCATTCCCG CCAGCTGAAAGCGCACAGCGAGCTGAAAGCACACAGCCAGCTATGGATATTGCTTCTATGGAGGTTATAAACTTCCCATTTCCTGACACAATTATCCCGGATCAAGCCTCAGAGTCCATCCTAGCATCCACATCCTTCCAAACCTTTGTTGTACAGGCACCAAGCACTCCACCTCGTACCCAAACTCCTCACACCGCTCCACCGTTGAACCGGCAGCAGTGTTTTCGCCCCGGCGCCGACGTCGCAGACGAGAGGTTCCACTGA